A portion of the Juglans microcarpa x Juglans regia isolate MS1-56 chromosome 1D, Jm3101_v1.0, whole genome shotgun sequence genome contains these proteins:
- the LOC121236664 gene encoding probable indole-3-pyruvate monooxygenase YUCCA7 isoform X1, which yields MMPNSCLSIPPMVPAFEHEGLFAPRCIWVNGPVIVGAGPSGLAVGARLKEQGVPFIILERANCIASLWQNHTYDRLKLHLPKQFCQLPNFPFPEYYPEYPTKYQFVDYLESYAEHFDISPHFNETVQSAKYDDTFGLWRVQTIRKTSSNPCDQVEYFCRWLVVATGENAEKVVPAFGGLEEFGGHVIHACDYKSGDSYSGKRVLVVGSGNSGMEVSLDLFNHNAEPAMVVRSSVHVLPRQILGKSTFELAVLLMKWLPLWLVDKILLILAWFILGNVEKYGLRRPSIGPLQLKNTSGKTPVLDIGALQKIRSDEIKVVPGIKRFFPGKVEFVNGEDLEIDSVILATGYRSNVPSWLKHTCIVQEYEFFSKDGLPKNPFPNGWKGKAGLYAVGFTRRGLSGASLDAISVANDIARSWKEETKQRKISIASRHRRCISHF from the exons ATGATGCCAAACAGTTGTCTGAGTATACCACCAATGGTTCCAGCTTTTGAGCATGAGGGCCTTTTTGCTCCCCGATGCATATGGGTGAACGGACCGGTCATAGTTGGGGCTGGTCCATCGGGTTTAGCCGTTGGTGCTCGCCTTAAAGAACAAGGAGTGCCTTTCATTATCCTTGAACGAGCCAACTGCATTGCCTCTCTATGGCAAAACCACACGTATGATCGCCTCAAGCTTCACCTCCCCAAACAATTCTGTCAACTACCCAACTTCCCATTCCCAGAGTACTACCCGGAATATCCTACCAAATATCAGTTTGTCGATTACCTAGAATCATATGCGGAACACTTTGATATAAGCCCACATTTCAATGAAACAGTGCAGTCTGCTAAGTATGATGATACTTTTGGTTTGTGGAGAGTCCAAACAATTAGAAAAACCAGTTCAAACCCTTGTGATCAAGTTGAGTACTTTTGCCGGTGGCTCGTGGTTGCCACTGGTGAGAATGCAGAGAAAGTGGTGCCGGCGTTTGGGGGCTTGGAAGAGTTTGGTGGCCATGTCATACATGCTTGTGACTACAAATCCGGCGACAGCTATAGTGGGAAACGTGTACTTGTTGTTGGTAGTGGGAATTCTGGCATGGAAGTCTCCCTCGATCTTTTCAATCACAATGCAGAACCAGCAATGGTTGTTCGAAGCTCG GTTCATGTATTGCCAAGGCAAATTCTGGGAAAATCAACTTTTGAATTAGCAGTTTTGTTAATGAAATGGCTGCCACTTTGGCTTGTGGATAAGATATTGCTGATTCTTGCGTGGTTCATTCTTGGGAATGTGGAAAAATATGGTCTGAGAAGGCCATCGATAGGTCCTTTACAGCTAAAAAACACTTCAGGAAAGACCCCTGTGCTGGACATTGGTGCCTTGCAGAAAATTAGATCTGACGAGATCAAGGTGGTCCCTGGAATCAAAAGGTTCTTTCCCGGCAAAGTTGAATTTGTTAACGGAGAGGATTTGGAGATTGATTCTGTTATTCTGGCAACTGGGTATCGCAGCAATGTTCCTTCATGGCTAAAG CATACTTGCATTGTACAGGAATATGAGTTCTTTTCCAAGGATGGACTTCCAAAAAATCCATTTCCAAATGGGTGGAAAGGCAAAGCTGGGCTCTATGCAGTTGGTTTCACAAGGAGAGGTCTCTCTGGTGCATCTTTGGATGCCATTAGCGTGGCAAATGATATTGCCAGGAGCTGGAAAGAAGAAACAAAGCAGAGAAAGATATCTATTGCATCTCGCCATAGGAGATGCATTTCCCATTTCTGA
- the LOC121236664 gene encoding probable indole-3-pyruvate monooxygenase YUCCA7 isoform X2: MMPNSCLSIPPMVPAFEHEGLFAPRCIWVNGPVIVGAGPSGLAVGARLKEQGVPFIILERANCIASLWQNHTYDRLKLHLPKQFCQLPNFPFPEYYPEYPTKYQFVDYLESYAEHFDISPHFNETVQSAKYDDTFGLWRVQTIRKTSSNPCDQVEYFCRWLVVATGENAEKVVPAFGGLEEFGGHVIHACDYKSGDSYSGKRVLVVGSGNSGMEVSLDLFNHNAEPAMVVRSSVHVLPRQILGKSTFELAVLLMKWLPLWLVDKILLILAWFILGNVEKYGLRRPSIGPLQLKNTSGKTPVLDIGALQKIRSDEIKVVPGIKRFFPGKVEFVNGEDLEIDSVILATGYRSNVPSWLKEYEFFSKDGLPKNPFPNGWKGKAGLYAVGFTRRGLSGASLDAISVANDIARSWKEETKQRKISIASRHRRCISHF; the protein is encoded by the exons ATGATGCCAAACAGTTGTCTGAGTATACCACCAATGGTTCCAGCTTTTGAGCATGAGGGCCTTTTTGCTCCCCGATGCATATGGGTGAACGGACCGGTCATAGTTGGGGCTGGTCCATCGGGTTTAGCCGTTGGTGCTCGCCTTAAAGAACAAGGAGTGCCTTTCATTATCCTTGAACGAGCCAACTGCATTGCCTCTCTATGGCAAAACCACACGTATGATCGCCTCAAGCTTCACCTCCCCAAACAATTCTGTCAACTACCCAACTTCCCATTCCCAGAGTACTACCCGGAATATCCTACCAAATATCAGTTTGTCGATTACCTAGAATCATATGCGGAACACTTTGATATAAGCCCACATTTCAATGAAACAGTGCAGTCTGCTAAGTATGATGATACTTTTGGTTTGTGGAGAGTCCAAACAATTAGAAAAACCAGTTCAAACCCTTGTGATCAAGTTGAGTACTTTTGCCGGTGGCTCGTGGTTGCCACTGGTGAGAATGCAGAGAAAGTGGTGCCGGCGTTTGGGGGCTTGGAAGAGTTTGGTGGCCATGTCATACATGCTTGTGACTACAAATCCGGCGACAGCTATAGTGGGAAACGTGTACTTGTTGTTGGTAGTGGGAATTCTGGCATGGAAGTCTCCCTCGATCTTTTCAATCACAATGCAGAACCAGCAATGGTTGTTCGAAGCTCG GTTCATGTATTGCCAAGGCAAATTCTGGGAAAATCAACTTTTGAATTAGCAGTTTTGTTAATGAAATGGCTGCCACTTTGGCTTGTGGATAAGATATTGCTGATTCTTGCGTGGTTCATTCTTGGGAATGTGGAAAAATATGGTCTGAGAAGGCCATCGATAGGTCCTTTACAGCTAAAAAACACTTCAGGAAAGACCCCTGTGCTGGACATTGGTGCCTTGCAGAAAATTAGATCTGACGAGATCAAGGTGGTCCCTGGAATCAAAAGGTTCTTTCCCGGCAAAGTTGAATTTGTTAACGGAGAGGATTTGGAGATTGATTCTGTTATTCTGGCAACTGGGTATCGCAGCAATGTTCCTTCATGGCTAAAG GAATATGAGTTCTTTTCCAAGGATGGACTTCCAAAAAATCCATTTCCAAATGGGTGGAAAGGCAAAGCTGGGCTCTATGCAGTTGGTTTCACAAGGAGAGGTCTCTCTGGTGCATCTTTGGATGCCATTAGCGTGGCAAATGATATTGCCAGGAGCTGGAAAGAAGAAACAAAGCAGAGAAAGATATCTATTGCATCTCGCCATAGGAGATGCATTTCCCATTTCTGA